One Setaria italica strain Yugu1 chromosome I, Setaria_italica_v2.0, whole genome shotgun sequence DNA window includes the following coding sequences:
- the LOC105914272 gene encoding LRR receptor-like serine/threonine-protein kinase EFR isoform X1, which translates to MCFSKHLAKFAMLIQLALLLLCYGVGNVHCVHENSKDLQSLLDFKQGVTTDPNRALSSWNTSVHYCRWSGVMCTPTRPWRVSALNLTGKSLAGEITSSLINLTLLSQLDLSSNSFYGQLPPLGGLQLLQTIYLNNNSLDGTIPDALTNCSNLVNLDLHSNKLSGVIPPKIGLLSNLDFLDLSSNNLTGVIPPTFPNLTRLSFCRLRSNQLEGSIPDGLWQMSNMGLLLLGNNTLSGEIPRTINMSRLQVLALDFNRLGKTLPSNFGDVVPRLTKLALDANMFEGHIPASLGNASSLQLIDLSVNHFTGQIPASLGKLSSLNFLNLESNQLETWDSQSWEFLHALSNCRDLHRLSLYDNRLQGVIPDSIGNLSVSLERLLLGRNYLSGILPKPQ; encoded by the coding sequence ATGTGTTTCTCTAAGCACCTGGCAAAATTCGCCATGCTTATTCAACTGGCATTGCTGCTCCTGTGCTATGGAGTTGGAAACGTCCATTGCGTTCACGAGAACAGCAAAGATCTGCAGTCACTTCTCGATTTCAAGCAGGGCGTCACCACCGATCCTAACAGAGCCTTGAGTTCTTGGAACACCAGTGTCCATTACTGTAGATGGAGCGGAGTCATGTGCACGCCTACGCGACCATGGCGGGTATCGGCGCTTAACCTCACTGGCAAAAGCTTGGCAGGAGAGATAACCTCCTCTCTCATCAATCTGACGCTCCTTAGCCAGCTTGACTTGTCTTCTAATAGCTTCTATGGCCAGTTACCTCCTCTTGGTGGTCTCCAACTGCTGCAGACAATTTATTTGAACAACAATTCACTAGACGGGACTATTCCTGATGCACTCACAAACTGCTCCAACCTAGTCAATCTAGACCTCCACAGTAACAAGTTATCCGGTGTTATTCCGCCTAAAATAGGGCTCCTTTCCAATTTGGATTTCTTGGACCTCTCCAGTAATAATCTCACTGGGGTCATCCCTCCAACCTTTCCAAACCTCACCCGTCTGTCCTTTTGCAGACTTAGATCAAATCAACTGGAAGGAAGCATTCCAGATGGGCTTTGGCAAATGTCAAATATGGGGCTGTTGCTCCTTGGTAATAATACCCTTTCAGGTGAGATTCCACGAACAATTAATATGTCTCGGCTCCAAGTGCTAGCTTTAGATTTCAATAGGCTTGGCAAGACTCTACCATCCAATTTTGGGGATGTTGTTCCTCGTCTTACAAAGCTAGCATTGGATGCTAACATGTTCGAAGGTCATATCCCAGCTTCCCTAGGCAATGCTTCGTCGTTACAGTTGATTGACTTATCAGTAAACCATTTCACGGGTCAAATTCCTGCTTCTTTGGGAAAGCTTTCTAGCCTAAACTTTCTAAACCTTGAGTCAAACCAGCTGGAAACATGGGATAGCCAAAGCTGGGAGTTCTTGCATGCATTGAGTAACTGTAGGGATCTACACAGGCTTTCGCTCTATGATAATAGGCTGCAGGGAGTTATACCAGATTCCATTGGTAATCTATCAGTCAGTCTTGAGCGTCTATTATTGGGTAGAAACTACCTATCTGGTATACTCCCGAAACCTCAGTAA
- the LOC105914272 gene encoding uncharacterized protein LOC105914272 isoform X2, with amino-acid sequence MKMDQNFLTGGIPYDGFVYPKTSLKQFFSKYEMILENRYKEWQADEESSHRTPLTVTKFYMEEQLAKAYTINMFRKFQDELKATMYCDGMPIKVDGRLVTFEVKECSYMFRRMLFNWVLIDYTSESPGSTGREHNTRRHMPLLLFSLLYSPSCIRAQYSSKLLPIITQGDSDRCNRDRGSLGVVLLARLHGVKRRSGCIHGGGEGGGDKQERGANHGGRGLRDATAAAGVAHGGGGGGSRE; translated from the exons ATGAAAATGGACCAAAATTTTCTTACAGGAGGTATTCCATATGATGGTTTTGTGTACCCAAAAACTTCTTTGAAGCAATTTTTCAGTAAATATGAGATGATACTAGAGAACAGATACAAGGAGTGGCAAGCAGATGAAGAATCCTCCCATAGGACTCCATTAACAGTAACGAAGTTCTACATGGAAGAGCAGCTGGCCAAAGCCTACACAATAAACATGTTCAGAAAATTCCAGGATGAGTTGAAAGCCACAATGTATTGCGATGGTATGCCAATTAAAGTTGATGGTAGGCTTGTTACTTTCGAAGTAAAAGAATGCTCGTACATGTTCAGAAGAATGCTTTTTAATTGGGTGCTTATTGATTACACTAGTGAGTCTCCGGGGAGTACCGGGCGAGAGCACAACACTCGTCGACATATGCCCTTActccttttctctcttctctatTCTCCTTCATGTATACGAGCACAATACTCGTCGAAGCTGCTTCCCATTATCACTCAAGGTGACAGTGACAGATGCAATCGTGACAG GGGAAGTCTTGGTGTAGTGCTACTCGCACGCCTCCACGGGGTTAAACGCCGCAGTGGTTGCATCCATGGAGGAGGCGAAGGTGGTGGCGATAAGCAGGAGCGTGGTGCTAACCACGGTGGCCGTGGCCTCCGCGATGctactgccgccgccggtgttgcccacggcggcggcggcggcggcagccgagAATGA